One genomic segment of Hevea brasiliensis isolate MT/VB/25A 57/8 chromosome 3, ASM3005281v1, whole genome shotgun sequence includes these proteins:
- the LOC131178469 gene encoding WAT1-related protein At2g37460-like, with product MHTLEKVKITTLHSRPKIAGTIATVAEAMVMTLMRGPPVDLLYHAHENAAGADRGPVSVMAFSPLCMVIVAVMSSIILVEKMYLAVAGLYLVVWRKSKDYNSSPTVDDQMILTKQTTDPGNHEKENFDQQVAQPIQQI from the exons ATGCATACGCTTGAGAAGGTGAAAATCACAACTCTACACAGCCGACCCAAGATAGCAGGGACAATAGCAACAGTTGCAGAAGCGATGGTCATGACATTAATGAGAGGCCCACCGGTTGATTTGCTTTACCATGCCCATGAAAATGCAGCAGGGGCT GATAGAGGTCCTGTTTCTGTGATGGCTTTTAGCCCTCTATGCATGGTTATAGTTGCTGTCATGAGTTCCATCATTTTGGTAGAGAAAATGTACCTGGCAG TTGCTGGTCTATATCTTGTTGTGTGGAGAAAAAGCAAGGACTACAACTCGTCTCCAACAGTTGATGACCAAATGATACTAACAAAACAAACAACAGACCCAGGGAATCATGAGAAAGAAAACTTTGATCAACAAGTTGCACAACCCATCCAACAGATATAG